One Oncorhynchus masou masou isolate Uvic2021 chromosome 2, UVic_Omas_1.1, whole genome shotgun sequence genomic region harbors:
- the mc1r gene encoding melanocyte-stimulating hormone receptor, which yields MMDNTSQHNFIMHHHMELSTLTMYSENSTNNTGAREQNSTTCSLRIPQELFLTLGLISLVENILVVLAIIKNRNLHSPMYYFICCLAVSDMLVSVANVVETIVMLLTEHGLLVVTPEMLRHLDNVIDIMNCSSVVSSLSFLCTIAADRYITIFYALRYHSIMTTQRAVTIIAMVWLTSITASILFIVYHSHTAVIVCLVTFFCITLVFTAVLYMHMFILAHVHSRRIMAIYKSRRQGTSMKGAITLTILLGVFILCWGPFFLHLILILTCPTTPFCTCFFSYFNLFLILIICNSLIDPLIYAYRSKELRKTLKELLFCSCVTFRCDSILECLFPWKFT from the coding sequence ATGATGGACAACACGTCTCAACATAACTTCATCATGCACCACCACATGGAGCTGAGCACCCTCACCATGTACAGTGagaacagcaccaataacaccggCGCCAGGGAGCAGAACTCTACGACCTGCTCGCTCCGCATTCCACAGGAGCTGTTCCTGACGCTGGGCCTCATTAGTCTGGTGGAGAACATTTTAGTGGTGCTGGCCATCATCAAGAACCGCAATCTGCACTCGCCCATGTACTACTTCATATGTTGCCTGGCCGTCTCCGACATGCTGGTCAGCGTCGCCAACGTAGTGGAGACCATAGTTATGTTGCTCACCGAACACGGGCTGCTAGTGGTCACACCTGAAATGCTGCGGCACCTGGACAACGTCATCGACATCATGAACTGCAGCTCGGTGGTGTCATCACTGTCCTTCCTGTGCACCATCGCCGCGGATCGATACATCACCATCTTTTACGCGCTGCGTTACCACAGCATCATGACCACGCAGCGCGCCGTGACCATCATCGCGATGGTGTGGCTGACCAGCATCACCGCCAGCATACTTTTCATCGTCTACCACTCGCACACCGCCGTCATTGTATGCCTCGTCACCTTCTTCTGCATCACTCTTGTCTTCACCGCTGTGCTCTACATGCACATGTTCATCCTGGCGCACGTGCATTCGCGGCGCATCATGGCCATCTACAAGTCTCGCCGCCAGGGCACGAGCATGAAGGGCGCCATCACGCTCACTATCCTGCTAGGGGTCTTCATCCTCTGCTGGGGACCCTTCTTCCTCCACCTTATTCTCATCCTTACCTGCCCCACGACCCCCTTCTGCACCTGCTTCTTCAGCTACTTcaacctcttcctcatcctcatcatcTGTAACTCGCTCATCGACCCGCTCATCTACGCCTATAGGAGCAAGGAGCTGCGCAAGACACTCAAGGAGCTGCTCTTCTGCTCCTGCGTCACCTTTCGATGCGATTCCATACTTGAGTGTCTATTTCCATGGAAGTTCACGTGA